The genomic region GAACGGGTTGGGCGACTTTGGGTGGTGCGGGACGCTCCGCGGAAACGTGGGGAGTACCGCAGGGAGGAATGGATAGGAAACGGGGTAACACCGGAGGAGATTGACCGGACTGCCCGGGAACACACACGGGGCAGATTTGCTGTATGTGCGATTCACGGGGTTAATGAATCGGACCAGTCGCTACGGGCAGGTTTTAAGGCACTTGGTTATAGACTTGGAGGAACAGAGCCTGTAATGGTGCATGAGTTGAAACGAATTCCGCGCTTTGAGGGACCTGTGGAGATTGTGCGCGTCACTACAGAAGATTTGGCAGAGCGGATAAATAAGGCGGCAAGGTTCCGCCAAATACTCCCGGAACATCTGGGGACAGATACGCCATTGCGCCAATACGCCGCCTTAGTCGAGGATAAACCGGTGGGGTGGGTTCGCAGCGTTGATGTAGAGCAGGCAACCTGGTGCGCTGATATGTTTGTGTTGCCGGAGTTCCGGCGACGCGGCATCGCCCGTGCGATGATGGCTCAGATGCTGCGTGACGATCGCAGGTGCGGTTCAAAATTAGCAGTACTGACCGCTAGCCATGCAGGTGCTAAACTGTATCCACTTGTGGGATATAGGCAGATTGCTACACTCATGTTGTACACACCGAGGAAGAATTAAGTGTCGGCAGACTTGTCCGCCATTCTAGGCATTGAGGGATCGCCCGTCGATGAGGTTTCTATTCCCAATAGAAGGCTAATAGTGCAGCCACTTCCAGAGCTCACTTAGCGTTGGACGTTTACCATACATCAGTATGCCGATCTTGTATATTTTTCCCATGACCCCGATAGCACCGAAGATTGTTGCAATCATAACAGCAATATTGAGTAAAATTTCCCATAACGGTGGTGTGAGCACGTTGATCCTCATAAACATAAGCAGCGGAGAGAAGAACGGGATATGAGAAAGAACTACGGTCAATGTGGCGTCTGGCACGCGAAACAGACCGAACATCAGCATAAAAGGAAGGATTAACATCATCACAAGCGGGGTTGCGACCTGTTGTGCTTCCTCTTCGCTATTGCATATTGCACCGGCAGCGGCATAGATGGTGGAAAAGAGGAAGAAACCTGATACAAAATAGATCAGAAAATACAAAAACGCTGATGGTCCCGTTGATTTGATAATAGAGGTGATTTCAGTGAATTCCGGTGGGATTCCCTGTATTCCAAATAGCCCCAAAATGGGATTGATGTTCATCAATAGCAGAACGGCACAACTACCCCATATCAGGAACATAGTGAGGCATACCAAACAGACACCAATGATTTTTCCAAACAGTAATTGATGAGGCTTAACAGAGGAGATAATCACTTCCACAATGCGGGTTGTTTTCTCTTCAAGCACACTCCGCATCACTGAAGCACCATATAACAACGTAAAAAGGTATAAGGAAAAAGTCAAGATGTAGGTCAGTCCAAGTCTAACTATGGCTGTTTCTTCGCCTTCGACCGTATCTGTTTTTGCAGTGACAGCGTACTCCGTAAAGCGAATCCGTCTCATCAAATCTCTGACTTCGTGTGCAGCATACCCTTTATCCGCAAGCCGCTTATTGATGACAACTTGGGAAATGATCCTTCTGAAAGCGCTTTGCTCCTCAAAGTTTGTAATATTTTTCGCGTAATAGTTGACTTGAAGGCGTTCAAAGACATCTTGTGGAATTTCGATATATCCACGGATTTCCTTTGCCTCAACCTGCTGATTCAGTTGTTTTTTTACCTCTACATTCCCGTTAAAATCTGACGATTTCTCAATCAACTGGTATACCCGCTTTCCTTTGTGATGGAAAAATGAATTCTCGTCAAGGGCGTCCTGTATCTTGGAGAAGATCTCCCCCGTTTCATCGAAAACGACATAGGTTTTAATCTCATCGGATTTATGCTGCAACGTCATCATCAAACTGGGGAGGACCATCACAATAAACATCATTACCGGCATCAATAAGATCGATGCCACAAACCCCTTCGTTTTGACTCGCGTTATGTACTCTCTCTTGATGACTGTAATGACTTTATTCGGCATCTGGTATCCCTCTTTCGCCTCCCACGCTTTGAACGAATATCTCATGAAGCGTAGGTTCCATCAGTTCAAACCGAGTGATGTTCACCGATGCCTCAACGAGTTCTCGCAAGAGGGTGGTATAGTGTTCCGGGGCGTTTAGCTTGACCTCTACATATTGACCAAAGTCATTACACCTTTCGACAAATCGGGAGCTTTTAATCAGATCAACATTTCCAGAGTATTCAATCTCCACTGAACCTCTACCGAAGGATTTTTTAATTTCCCTCAAATCTCCTTCCAGTATAATTTTGCCGGCGTTTACCAGACAGATCTTTTCACACAACTTTTCAGCCTGTTCCATGATATGTGTAGAGAAAATGATGGTCGCACCATCGGTGTTGAGTTCAAGCATCAAATCTTTCAGCAGCGTCATATTGATAGGGTCTAGACCGGAGAAGGGTTCATCGAGGATGATTAACTCAGGTTTGTGGATAACGGTGGCGATAAATTGG from Candidatus Poribacteria bacterium harbors:
- a CDS encoding GNAT family N-acetyltransferase; protein product: ERVGRLWVVRDAPRKRGEYRREEWIGNGVTPEEIDRTAREHTRGRFAVCAIHGVNESDQSLRAGFKALGYRLGGTEPVMVHELKRIPRFEGPVEIVRVTTEDLAERINKAARFRQILPEHLGTDTPLRQYAALVEDKPVGWVRSVDVEQATWCADMFVLPEFRRRGIARAMMAQMLRDDRRCGSKLAVLTASHAGAKLYPLVGYRQIATLMLYTPRKN
- a CDS encoding ATP-binding cassette domain-containing protein: MNIVQVENVSKHFGEFKAVDNVSFAIEKGSVYGLLGPNGAGKTTTIRMIMDIIAPDSGKITFSENRQSSDFADQIGYLPEERGLYRKMKVKDVILFMAELRGMERANAFDEIDRWLQKMDLTEWQNKKIEELSKGMAQKIQFIATVIHKPELIILDEPFSGLDPINMTLLKDLMLELNTDGATIIFSTHIMEQAEKLCEKICLVNAGKIILEGDLREIKKSFGRGSVEIEYSGNVDLIKSSRFVERCNDFGQYVEVKLNAPEHYTTLLRELVEASVNITRFELMEPTLHEIFVQSVGGERGIPDAE
- a CDS encoding ABC transporter permease is translated as MRYSFKAWEAKEGYQMPNKVITVIKREYITRVKTKGFVASILLMPVMMFIVMVLPSLMMTLQHKSDEIKTYVVFDETGEIFSKIQDALDENSFFHHKGKRVYQLIEKSSDFNGNVEVKKQLNQQVEAKEIRGYIEIPQDVFERLQVNYYAKNITNFEEQSAFRRIISQVVINKRLADKGYAAHEVRDLMRRIRFTEYAVTAKTDTVEGEETAIVRLGLTYILTFSLYLFTLLYGASVMRSVLEEKTTRIVEVIISSVKPHQLLFGKIIGVCLVCLTMFLIWGSCAVLLLMNINPILGLFGIQGIPPEFTEITSIIKSTGPSAFLYFLIYFVSGFFLFSTIYAAAGAICNSEEEAQQVATPLVMMLILPFMLMFGLFRVPDATLTVVLSHIPFFSPLLMFMRINVLTPPLWEILLNIAVMIATIFGAIGVMGKIYKIGILMYGKRPTLSELWKWLHY